One window of the Candidatus Nanopelagicales bacterium genome contains the following:
- a CDS encoding TIGR03936 family radical SAM-associated protein produces MSRQPDRDVAPPVQRLRLRYARRGRLRFSSHRDFQRAFERALRRADVPMAYSAGFSPHPKVSYANAAPTGTASEAEYLEIGVVRACDPDRLRDDLDRALPPGLDVLDAVVVRTPDLAGRLEASEWRLELPGVPPGRAAEAAQALLAVDEVEVERLTKNGRRRFDARGPVLLLEALEVEADPARAADVAAGSTAGDCAILRLVVRHVTPSVRPDDVLAALRQVADLAPPVPPLVTRLAQGPLAADGRSVGDPLAPDRSGAQPAGSGGAVVGA; encoded by the coding sequence GTGAGCCGCCAGCCCGACCGCGACGTCGCGCCCCCGGTCCAGCGGCTGCGGCTGCGGTACGCCCGGCGCGGCCGGCTGCGGTTCTCCAGCCACCGCGACTTCCAGCGCGCGTTCGAGCGGGCGCTGCGGCGGGCCGACGTGCCGATGGCCTACAGCGCCGGGTTCAGTCCGCACCCGAAGGTCTCGTACGCCAACGCGGCCCCGACCGGGACCGCCAGCGAGGCCGAGTACCTCGAGATCGGCGTGGTCCGGGCGTGCGACCCGGATCGGCTGCGGGACGACCTGGACCGGGCGCTGCCGCCGGGCCTGGACGTGCTCGACGCCGTCGTGGTGCGCACCCCGGACCTGGCCGGACGGCTGGAGGCCAGCGAGTGGCGGCTGGAGCTGCCCGGGGTGCCCCCGGGCCGGGCGGCCGAGGCGGCCCAGGCACTGCTGGCCGTCGACGAGGTGGAGGTCGAGCGGCTGACCAAGAACGGCCGACGCCGGTTCGATGCGCGCGGCCCGGTCCTGCTCCTCGAGGCCCTCGAGGTCGAGGCCGACCCCGCGCGTGCCGCTGATGTCGCTGCCGGGTCCACGGCCGGCGACTGTGCGATACTGCGCCTGGTCGTGCGGCACGTCACACCGTCCGTCCGACCCGACGACGTTCTCGCCGCCCTGCGGCAGGTGGCCGACCTCGCGCCGCCGGTCCCACCCCTGGTGACCCGGCTGGCGCAGGGGCCGCTGGCCGCGGACGGCCGGTCCGTGGGTGACCCGCTGGCTCCCGACCGGAGTGGCGCGCAGCCCGCCGGATCCGGAGGGGCCGTCGTCGGCGCCTGA
- a CDS encoding TIGR03960 family B12-binding radical SAM protein, whose translation MPVESVFPRLEALLPSVQKPIQYVGGELNAVVKDWDATSVRWALMYPDAYEVGAPNQGVQILYEVLNEADDVLCERTYAVWPDLEALMREHGVPQFTVDAHRPVGEFDLLGVSFSTELGYTNLLTALDLAGIPLLAAERGDRDPVVVAGGHAAFNPEPIADFVDAAVLGDGEQAVLQITDVVRAWKSEGSPGGRPELLLRLAATGGVYVPRFYDVDYLPDGRIHRVAPSRPEVPWRVAKHTLMDLDEWPYPKAPLVPLAETVHERMSVEIFRGCTRGCRFCQAGMITRPVRERSITGVAEMVDNGLRRTGYEEVGLLSLSSADHSEIADLARGLADRYEGTETALSLPSTRVDAFNVDLANELSRNGRRSGLTFAPEGGSERLRKVINKMVTEDDLIRTVTTAYAAGWRQVKLYFMCGLPTETDEDVLQIATLARRVIQAGREVTGRRDIRCTVSIGGFVPKPHTPFQWAAQLDHETTDARLARLRDDIRQDRSYGKAIGFRYHDGKPGIVEGLLSRGDRRVGSVIRAAWEDGARFDGWSEHFSFERWMQAAERALADEPVDVDWYTTRERDHTEVLPWDHLDSGLDRDWLWEDWQDALAETEVEDCRWSPCFDCGVCDQMGTEIQIGPTGRTLPLTVIAPGGTGA comes from the coding sequence ATGCCGGTCGAGTCCGTGTTCCCCCGACTCGAGGCGCTGCTCCCGTCGGTGCAGAAGCCGATCCAGTACGTCGGCGGCGAGCTCAACGCCGTGGTCAAGGACTGGGATGCGACGTCGGTCCGCTGGGCCCTGATGTACCCCGACGCCTACGAGGTCGGCGCCCCCAACCAGGGCGTGCAGATCCTGTACGAGGTCCTCAACGAGGCTGACGACGTCCTGTGCGAGCGGACCTACGCCGTCTGGCCCGACCTCGAGGCGCTGATGCGCGAGCACGGCGTCCCGCAGTTCACCGTCGACGCGCACCGTCCGGTGGGGGAGTTCGACCTACTCGGGGTGTCGTTCTCCACCGAGCTCGGCTACACCAACCTGCTCACCGCGCTGGACCTGGCGGGGATCCCGCTGCTCGCGGCCGAGCGGGGCGACCGCGACCCGGTCGTGGTGGCCGGCGGGCACGCGGCCTTCAACCCGGAGCCGATCGCGGACTTCGTGGACGCCGCGGTCCTGGGGGACGGCGAGCAGGCGGTGCTGCAGATCACCGACGTGGTCCGCGCCTGGAAGTCGGAGGGCTCGCCGGGCGGCCGGCCCGAGCTGCTGCTGCGGCTGGCCGCGACCGGTGGCGTCTACGTACCCCGCTTCTACGACGTCGACTACCTGCCCGACGGGCGGATCCACCGGGTCGCGCCCAGCCGGCCCGAGGTCCCCTGGCGGGTGGCCAAGCACACCCTGATGGACCTCGACGAGTGGCCGTATCCCAAGGCGCCCCTGGTCCCGCTCGCGGAGACCGTGCACGAGCGGATGAGCGTGGAGATCTTCCGCGGCTGCACCCGCGGCTGCCGCTTCTGCCAGGCCGGCATGATCACCCGCCCGGTCCGGGAGCGCAGCATCACCGGAGTCGCCGAGATGGTGGACAACGGGTTGCGGCGCACCGGCTACGAGGAGGTGGGCCTGCTCTCGCTCAGCAGCGCCGACCACTCCGAGATCGCCGACCTGGCCCGCGGGCTGGCGGACCGGTACGAGGGCACCGAGACCGCGCTGAGCCTGCCGAGCACCCGTGTCGACGCGTTCAACGTGGACCTGGCCAACGAGCTGTCCCGCAACGGGCGGCGCAGCGGCCTGACCTTCGCCCCCGAGGGCGGCAGCGAGCGCCTGCGCAAGGTCATCAACAAGATGGTCACCGAGGACGACCTGATCCGGACCGTGACCACCGCGTACGCCGCCGGCTGGCGCCAGGTGAAGCTCTACTTCATGTGCGGGCTCCCGACGGAGACCGACGAGGACGTGCTGCAGATCGCGACCCTGGCCCGCCGGGTGATCCAGGCCGGCCGCGAGGTGACCGGGCGGCGGGACATCCGCTGCACCGTGAGCATCGGCGGCTTCGTGCCCAAGCCGCACACGCCGTTCCAGTGGGCGGCGCAGCTCGACCACGAGACCACCGACGCCCGACTGGCCCGGCTGCGGGACGACATCCGGCAGGACCGCAGCTACGGCAAGGCGATCGGCTTCCGCTACCACGACGGCAAGCCCGGGATCGTCGAGGGCCTGCTGTCGCGCGGCGACCGGCGGGTCGGCTCGGTGATCCGTGCCGCGTGGGAGGACGGAGCCCGCTTCGACGGCTGGAGCGAGCACTTCTCCTTCGAGCGCTGGATGCAGGCCGCGGAGCGGGCGCTGGCGGACGAGCCGGTGGACGTGGACTGGTACACCACCCGCGAGCGCGACCACACCGAGGTGCTGCCCTGGGACCACCTCGACTCGGGGCTGGACCGGGACTGGCTGTGGGAGGACTGGCAGGACGCGCTGGCCGAGACCGAGGTCGAGGACTGCCGGTGGTCGCCCTGCTTCGACTGCGGGGTCTGCGACCAGATGGGAACGGAGATCCAGATCGGGCCCACCGGCCGCACCCTGCCGCTCACCGTGATCGCCCCCGGCGGGACGGGCGCGTGA
- the proB gene encoding glutamate 5-kinase, with the protein MSPAAALRRQVAGARRVVVKIGSSSLTRRGGGLDPARVDALVEALALRALGGAQVVLVSSGAIATGFPSLGLQRRPRDLATQQAAASVGQGMLLAHYAGAFGRHGITVGQVLLTAEDVTRRAHYRNAQRTLYRLLELGVLPVVNENDTVATDEIRFGDNDRLAALVAHLVHADALVLLSDVDGLYDGPPGRAGAQLVPEVREAGDLARVTVRGAGAVGLGGMVTKVEAARIATAAGVPVVLASAAQAGEALAGDVVGTLFHPTGARTPTRLLWLAHATTPRGRVWLDPGAVDAVVRRRLSLLPAGITAVDGSFSAGDPVDLLDQTGHAVARGLVNFDASELPGLLGRSTRELARELGPAYEREVVHRDDLVVLGT; encoded by the coding sequence ATGAGCCCCGCGGCCGCGCTGCGCCGCCAGGTGGCCGGTGCCCGGCGGGTCGTGGTGAAGATCGGGTCCTCCTCGCTCACCCGCCGCGGCGGCGGCCTGGACCCGGCCCGGGTGGACGCGCTCGTCGAGGCCCTCGCGCTGCGCGCGCTCGGCGGCGCGCAGGTCGTGCTGGTGTCCAGCGGAGCCATCGCCACCGGCTTCCCGTCCCTGGGGCTGCAGCGCAGGCCGCGGGACCTGGCGACCCAGCAGGCGGCCGCCAGCGTCGGGCAGGGGATGCTGCTGGCGCACTACGCGGGCGCGTTCGGCCGGCACGGCATCACCGTGGGGCAGGTGCTGCTCACCGCTGAGGACGTCACGCGGCGCGCGCACTACCGCAACGCCCAGCGCACGCTCTACCGGCTGCTGGAGCTCGGGGTGCTGCCGGTCGTCAACGAGAACGACACGGTGGCCACCGACGAGATCCGCTTCGGCGACAACGACCGGCTCGCCGCGCTGGTGGCCCACCTCGTGCACGCCGACGCCCTGGTCCTGCTGTCCGACGTCGACGGGCTGTACGACGGCCCGCCCGGTCGGGCCGGGGCGCAACTGGTCCCCGAGGTGCGGGAGGCGGGCGACCTCGCCCGCGTCACCGTGCGCGGAGCCGGTGCGGTCGGGCTCGGCGGCATGGTGACCAAGGTCGAGGCGGCGCGGATCGCCACCGCCGCGGGCGTCCCCGTGGTCCTCGCCTCGGCGGCCCAGGCCGGAGAGGCGCTGGCCGGGGACGTCGTCGGGACGCTGTTCCACCCCACCGGGGCGCGCACCCCCACCCGGTTGCTGTGGCTGGCCCATGCGACGACGCCGCGCGGGCGGGTGTGGCTGGATCCCGGTGCCGTCGACGCGGTCGTCCGCCGCCGGCTGTCCCTCCTGCCGGCCGGTATCACCGCCGTCGACGGGAGCTTCAGCGCCGGGGACCCGGTCGACCTTCTGGACCAAACCGGCCACGCCGTGGCCCGCGGGCTGGTCAACTTTGATGCGTCGGAACTGCCCGGACTGCTCGGACGCTCCACCCGGGAGCTCGCCCGGGAGCTGGGCCCGGCGTACGAGAGGGAGGTCGTCCACCGCGACGACCTGGTCGTGCTCGGCACGTGA
- a CDS encoding glutamate-5-semialdehyde dehydrogenase, translating into MSDDRDLVIECARRGRSAATVLRQLTRDQKDAALRAMADALVGDLGPILAANERDVARARDAGTSEAIVDRLTLTEARLTAIADALRDVAELPDPVGEVVRGYTLPNGLQVRQVRVPIGVVGMVYEARPNVTVDAAGLCLKSGNAALLRGSSSAHESNQALVAAMRSALAGTDVPEDAVQLVPGTSHESVKHLMTARGLVDVLIPRGGAGLIRSVVEGSTVPVIETGVGNCHVYVDADADLDKAVAILVNAKTQRVSVCNAAETFLVHADIAADFLPRALEALRDKGVTVHGDDRMAAAAASAGIAFAPVTDDDWAAEYYSLDIAAGVVDSLDEALEHIRRWSSGHTEAIVSDSQSAVRRFVAGVDSAAVMVNASTRFTDGGEFGFGAEIGISTQKLHARGPMGLTELTTTTFVVTGDGHVRE; encoded by the coding sequence ATGAGCGACGACCGCGACCTCGTCATCGAGTGCGCCCGGCGCGGCCGGTCCGCGGCCACCGTGCTGCGCCAGCTGACCCGCGACCAGAAGGACGCGGCGCTGCGCGCCATGGCCGACGCGCTGGTCGGTGACCTCGGCCCGATCCTGGCGGCCAACGAGCGTGACGTCGCCCGCGCCCGCGACGCGGGGACGTCGGAGGCGATCGTCGACCGGCTCACCCTCACCGAGGCCCGGCTGACGGCCATCGCGGACGCGCTGCGCGACGTGGCCGAGCTGCCCGACCCCGTTGGCGAGGTGGTCCGCGGCTACACGCTGCCCAACGGCCTGCAGGTGCGCCAGGTCCGCGTCCCGATCGGCGTCGTGGGCATGGTCTACGAGGCGCGCCCCAACGTCACCGTGGACGCGGCGGGACTGTGCCTGAAGAGCGGCAACGCCGCGCTGCTGCGCGGGTCCAGCTCCGCGCACGAGAGCAACCAGGCGCTGGTCGCGGCGATGCGGTCGGCGCTGGCGGGTACGGACGTGCCCGAGGACGCGGTCCAGCTGGTGCCGGGCACCTCGCACGAGTCGGTGAAGCACCTGATGACCGCGCGGGGGCTGGTGGACGTGCTGATCCCGCGCGGTGGCGCGGGCCTGATCCGCAGCGTCGTCGAGGGCTCCACCGTGCCGGTCATCGAGACCGGCGTGGGCAACTGCCACGTCTACGTCGACGCCGACGCCGACCTGGACAAGGCCGTCGCGATCCTGGTCAACGCGAAGACCCAGCGGGTGAGCGTGTGCAACGCGGCCGAGACGTTCCTCGTGCACGCCGACATCGCGGCGGACTTCCTCCCACGGGCGCTGGAGGCGTTGCGCGACAAGGGGGTCACCGTCCACGGCGACGACCGGATGGCCGCGGCCGCGGCGTCGGCGGGGATCGCGTTCGCGCCGGTGACCGACGACGACTGGGCTGCGGAGTACTACTCCCTCGACATCGCCGCAGGGGTCGTCGACTCCCTGGACGAGGCTCTGGAGCACATCCGTCGCTGGTCGTCCGGGCACACCGAGGCGATCGTCAGCGACTCGCAGTCCGCCGTACGTCGGTTCGTGGCCGGCGTGGACTCCGCGGCCGTCATGGTCAACGCCTCGACCAGGTTCACCGACGGCGGGGAGTTCGGCTTCGGGGCGGAGATCGGGATCTCCACCCAGAAGCTGCACGCGCGGGGA
- the rpmA gene encoding 50S ribosomal protein L27, with protein MAHKKGASSTKNGRDSNAQRLGVKRFGGQQVNAGEIIVRQRGTHFHPGDNVGRGGDDTLFALADGQVAFGTRRGRRVVSIVTE; from the coding sequence ATGGCTCACAAGAAGGGTGCGTCCAGCACCAAGAACGGCCGCGACAGCAATGCCCAGCGCCTCGGCGTGAAGCGCTTCGGCGGCCAGCAGGTCAACGCCGGCGAGATCATCGTCCGCCAGCGCGGCACCCACTTCCACCCCGGTGACAACGTGGGGCGCGGCGGCGACGACACCCTGTTCGCCCTGGCCGACGGCCAGGTCGCGTTCGGGACCCGTCGGGGCCGGCGGGTCGTCAGCATCGTCACCGAGTGA
- a CDS encoding Rne/Rng family ribonuclease, which produces MSDEQTSTTPDATERRVRRRRAASRPAGPPPAAPPDQAGGPDAPTGTAPGGSSPAESEAVGTTSRRRTAKAAAEPAAKATAKKTAAKKAEPAKKAAAKKAEPAKKTAAKKTAAKKSAAADAAAAEGSGEQASAPTPDESPAPRRRSRRAAAPAEPADGGEAPSEAPAAAPTARRRSRAAKAAEPAEPARSAEADGGSTAAPLFQAPAALFQPPADEDTKPGTGTRRRGKAAAGGSDAAEETAEQADTDIAGTDTDQADEEGAEQEGTRRRRRRRGGRGRRRSGGDAGGDSGGDATEGEPSAEGEATAAPEAGPTEEAGEDEGGSAGTRRRRRRRRKGSDGDVEPGDDPPNTVVKVREPRSRSGEVTSLKGSTRLEAKKQRRREGREAGRRRVPILTESEFLARRESVDRVMVIRQEGDRTQIAALEDGVLVEHYVTRGGSSSMVGNVYLGKVQNVLPSMEAAFVDIGRGRNAVLYAGEVNWDAAGLEGQPRRIEFALKSGDSVLVQVTKDPIGHKGARLTSQISLPGRYLVYVPDGSMTGISRKLPDTERSRLKGILKRVVPDDAGVIVRTAAEGASEDELARDVGRLAQSWTDISAKATTASAPALLSSEPDLAIKVVRDMFNEDVSRLVVSGDGAWRQVNEYVTSVAPDLEDRLSKWVGPGDVFAEYRIDEQLTKGLDRKVWLPSGGSLVIDRTEAMTVIDVNTGKFTGQGGNLEETVTRNNLEAAEEIVRQLRLRDIGGIIVVDFIDMVLESNRELVLRRLLECLGRDRTKHQVAEVTSLGLVQMTRKRIGQGLLEVFGETCEHCNGRGIRVSLHPVPGSDHGGNGGHGSGGNGSGGNGSGGNGSGASGAPGGSGSGGSAGSGRKRRRGSGVDPADVAARALASRSDGEAGTDGPDDRAAEVDAPEVEAPEAEAPEVEAPEAEAPEVEAPEVEAPEAEAP; this is translated from the coding sequence ATGAGTGACGAGCAGACCAGTACCACCCCCGACGCGACCGAGCGCCGCGTCCGCCGCCGGCGCGCGGCCTCCCGCCCGGCGGGACCCCCGCCGGCGGCGCCCCCCGACCAGGCGGGCGGTCCCGACGCCCCCACGGGGACCGCCCCGGGCGGATCGTCGCCCGCCGAGTCCGAGGCGGTCGGGACGACGTCCCGCCGTCGGACGGCCAAGGCGGCCGCCGAACCGGCCGCGAAGGCGACGGCGAAGAAGACCGCCGCGAAGAAGGCGGAGCCGGCGAAGAAGGCCGCGGCGAAGAAGGCGGAGCCGGCGAAGAAGACCGCCGCCAAGAAGACCGCCGCGAAGAAGAGTGCCGCGGCCGACGCCGCGGCCGCGGAGGGCTCGGGCGAGCAGGCCTCCGCGCCCACGCCCGACGAGTCTCCCGCGCCCCGACGGCGTTCCCGTCGGGCGGCGGCCCCCGCCGAGCCGGCGGACGGCGGCGAGGCGCCGTCGGAGGCACCCGCGGCGGCGCCGACGGCGCGACGCCGGTCCCGGGCCGCGAAGGCCGCCGAGCCGGCCGAGCCTGCCCGGTCGGCCGAGGCTGACGGCGGCTCCACTGCCGCGCCGCTGTTCCAGGCGCCGGCGGCGCTGTTCCAGCCACCCGCGGACGAGGACACGAAGCCCGGCACGGGCACGAGGCGCCGCGGCAAGGCGGCCGCGGGCGGGTCCGACGCGGCGGAGGAGACCGCTGAGCAGGCGGACACCGACATCGCGGGGACGGACACCGACCAGGCCGACGAGGAGGGGGCCGAGCAGGAGGGCACCCGGCGGCGCCGTCGGCGCCGGGGCGGTCGAGGCCGACGCCGCAGTGGCGGCGACGCCGGTGGCGACTCCGGCGGCGACGCGACCGAGGGCGAGCCGTCCGCGGAGGGCGAGGCCACCGCGGCGCCCGAGGCGGGACCGACCGAGGAGGCCGGTGAGGACGAGGGCGGCAGTGCCGGCACCCGTCGGCGCCGGCGCCGGCGCCGCAAGGGGTCCGACGGCGACGTCGAGCCCGGGGACGACCCGCCGAACACCGTGGTCAAGGTCCGCGAGCCGCGCTCGCGCAGCGGCGAGGTCACGTCGCTGAAGGGCTCCACCCGGCTCGAGGCGAAGAAGCAGCGCCGCCGCGAGGGCCGCGAGGCGGGCCGCCGGCGCGTCCCGATCCTCACCGAGTCCGAGTTCCTGGCCCGCCGCGAGTCGGTGGACCGGGTCATGGTCATCCGGCAGGAAGGCGACCGCACCCAGATCGCCGCCCTCGAGGACGGCGTTCTGGTCGAGCACTACGTCACCCGCGGCGGGTCCTCGTCGATGGTGGGCAACGTCTACCTCGGCAAGGTGCAGAACGTGCTGCCGTCCATGGAGGCCGCGTTCGTGGACATCGGCCGGGGCCGCAACGCGGTCCTGTACGCCGGCGAGGTCAACTGGGACGCCGCGGGCCTGGAGGGCCAGCCGCGCCGGATCGAGTTCGCGCTGAAGTCCGGCGACTCGGTGCTGGTCCAGGTCACCAAGGACCCCATCGGCCACAAGGGCGCCCGGCTGACCAGCCAGATCTCCCTGCCCGGCCGCTACCTGGTGTACGTCCCCGACGGCTCGATGACCGGGATCAGTCGCAAGTTGCCCGACACCGAGCGCAGCCGGCTCAAGGGCATCCTCAAGCGGGTCGTGCCCGACGACGCGGGCGTCATCGTGCGCACCGCCGCGGAGGGCGCGAGCGAGGACGAGCTGGCCCGCGACGTCGGCCGGCTGGCGCAGTCATGGACCGACATCTCCGCCAAGGCCACGACCGCCAGCGCCCCGGCGCTGCTCTCCAGCGAGCCGGACCTGGCCATCAAGGTCGTCCGCGACATGTTCAACGAGGACGTCAGCCGGCTGGTGGTGTCCGGTGACGGTGCCTGGCGGCAGGTGAACGAGTACGTCACCTCCGTGGCTCCGGACCTGGAGGACCGGCTCAGCAAGTGGGTCGGCCCCGGCGACGTGTTCGCGGAGTACCGCATCGACGAGCAGCTGACCAAGGGGCTGGACCGCAAGGTGTGGCTCCCCAGCGGCGGCTCGCTGGTGATCGACCGGACCGAGGCCATGACGGTCATCGACGTCAACACCGGGAAGTTCACCGGGCAGGGCGGCAACCTCGAGGAGACCGTCACCCGCAACAACCTCGAGGCCGCCGAGGAGATCGTCCGGCAGCTCCGGCTGCGGGACATCGGCGGGATCATCGTCGTCGACTTCATCGACATGGTGCTGGAGAGCAACCGCGAGCTGGTGCTGCGCCGGCTGCTGGAGTGCCTGGGCCGGGACCGGACCAAGCACCAGGTGGCGGAGGTCACCTCGCTGGGGCTGGTCCAGATGACGCGCAAGCGCATCGGCCAGGGGCTGCTGGAGGTGTTCGGCGAGACCTGCGAGCACTGCAACGGCCGGGGCATCCGGGTGTCCCTGCACCCGGTGCCCGGCTCCGATCACGGGGGCAACGGCGGTCACGGTTCCGGCGGCAACGGTTCCGGCGGCAACGGTTCCGGCGGCAACGGTTCCGGCGCCAGCGGCGCCCCCGGCGGCAGCGGTTCCGGCGGCAGCGCCGGGTCCGGGCGCAAGCGTCGCCGCGGCAGCGGGGTGGACCCGGCGGACGTGGCCGCCCGAGCGCTGGCGTCCCGGTCCGACGGCGAGGCCGGGACGGACGGTCCCGACGACCGGGCCGCCGAGGTCGACGCCCCCGAGGTCGAGGCCCCCGAGGCTGAGGCCCCCGAGGTCGAGGCCCCCGAGGCTGAGGCCCCCGAGGTCGAGGCCCCCGAGGTCGAGGCCCCCGAGGCTGAGGCCCCCTAG
- the obgE gene encoding GTPase ObgE, producing MTTFVDRVTLHVAAGNGGNGCASIHREKFKPLGGPDGGNGGRGGDVILVVDPSVSSLLDYHRSAHRRAGHGKAGQGSHRHGADADDLVLSVPDGTVVTTEDGEVLADLVGPGTSYVASRGGRGGLGNAALASPRRKAPGFALLGEPGESADLVLELKTVADVALVGYPSAGKSSLVAALSAARPKVADYPFTTLVPHLGVVRAGDVVFTVADVPGLIPGASQGKGLGLEFLRHVERCSVLVHVLDCATLEPGRDPIHDLDVIESELAAYGGLEGRPRLVALNKVDVPDARDLAELVRPDLEARGLPVFEISAATHEGLRPLTFAMAAEVVAHRAAEGPATAPRVVITPAPVDDSGFTVTREGDLYRVRGARPERWVRQTDFSNDEAVGYLGDRLARLGVEEELLRAGAEAGCTVVIGGDDDAVVFDWEPTVAAGDAAHHGPRGTDHRVEGR from the coding sequence ATGACGACCTTCGTCGACCGCGTCACCCTGCATGTCGCCGCGGGCAACGGGGGCAACGGCTGTGCGTCCATCCACCGGGAGAAGTTCAAGCCGCTCGGCGGCCCCGACGGGGGCAACGGCGGCCGGGGCGGCGACGTGATCCTGGTCGTCGACCCCAGCGTGAGCAGCCTGCTGGACTACCACCGCTCCGCGCACCGCCGGGCCGGGCACGGCAAGGCCGGGCAGGGCTCGCACCGGCACGGGGCGGACGCGGACGACCTGGTCCTGTCCGTCCCCGACGGCACCGTGGTGACCACCGAGGACGGCGAGGTCCTCGCCGACCTGGTCGGTCCCGGGACCTCGTACGTCGCCTCCCGCGGCGGTCGCGGTGGCCTCGGCAACGCCGCGCTGGCCTCGCCGCGCCGCAAGGCACCGGGGTTCGCGCTGCTCGGCGAGCCGGGGGAGTCCGCGGACCTGGTGCTGGAGCTGAAGACCGTGGCCGACGTGGCGCTGGTCGGCTACCCCAGCGCCGGCAAGTCCAGCCTGGTCGCCGCGCTGTCCGCCGCCCGACCCAAGGTGGCCGACTACCCCTTCACCACCCTGGTCCCGCACCTGGGCGTGGTCCGCGCGGGGGACGTGGTGTTCACCGTGGCGGACGTACCCGGCCTCATCCCGGGCGCCAGCCAGGGCAAGGGGCTGGGGCTGGAGTTCCTGCGGCACGTGGAGCGCTGCTCGGTGCTGGTCCACGTGCTGGACTGCGCCACCCTGGAGCCCGGCCGCGACCCGATCCACGACCTGGACGTGATCGAGTCCGAGCTGGCCGCGTACGGGGGGCTGGAGGGCCGGCCGCGGCTGGTCGCCCTCAACAAGGTCGACGTCCCCGACGCCCGGGACCTGGCCGAGCTGGTCCGGCCCGACCTGGAGGCGCGTGGCCTGCCGGTGTTCGAGATCTCCGCGGCCACGCACGAGGGGCTGCGCCCGCTGACCTTCGCGATGGCCGCCGAGGTCGTCGCCCACCGCGCCGCGGAGGGCCCCGCCACCGCGCCGCGGGTGGTCATCACGCCGGCTCCGGTCGACGACTCCGGCTTCACGGTCACCCGCGAGGGGGACCTGTACCGCGTGCGCGGCGCCCGGCCGGAGCGCTGGGTGCGGCAGACCGACTTCTCCAACGACGAGGCGGTCGGCTACCTCGGCGACCGGCTGGCCCGGCTCGGGGTGGAGGAGGAGCTCCTGCGCGCCGGGGCGGAGGCCGGCTGCACGGTCGTCATCGGGGGTGACGACGACGCGGTCGTCTTCGACTGGGAGCCGACGGTGGCCGCCGGCGACGCCGCTCACCACGGGCCGCGCGGGACCGACCACCGGGTCGAGGGCCGATGA
- the rplU gene encoding 50S ribosomal protein L21 yields the protein MYAIVRAGGRQEKVAVGDVLELDRVSGEPGSTVTLPALLLVDGESVTTDPKALSGVAVTAEVVAHTKGPKIDILRYKNKTGYRRRMGHRQALSQVRVTAIETGK from the coding sequence GTGTACGCCATCGTCCGCGCCGGCGGCCGTCAGGAGAAGGTCGCTGTCGGCGACGTGCTCGAGCTCGACCGCGTCAGCGGCGAGCCCGGCTCGACCGTCACGCTTCCGGCGCTCCTGCTGGTCGACGGCGAGTCCGTGACCACTGACCCGAAGGCGCTGTCCGGCGTCGCCGTGACCGCCGAGGTGGTCGCGCACACCAAGGGCCCCAAGATCGACATCCTCCGGTACAAGAACAAGACCGGCTACCGTCGCCGCATGGGCCACCGCCAGGCGCTGTCGCAGGTGCGGGTCACCGCCATCGAGACGGGGAAGTGA